In Burkholderia gladioli, a genomic segment contains:
- a CDS encoding TrbC/VirB2 family protein: MKSGLQIKWRSIPRETWIRESARAVRRGLAIASLLALTVTPAYAQLSQVNTLLTTIQTTLLSVGAVVCSISIIWAGFKMMFQHARFGDIANVFIGGLFVGCATVIAAMLIPTS; this comes from the coding sequence ATGAAATCAGGACTGCAAATCAAGTGGAGATCGATTCCGCGGGAAACCTGGATTCGTGAGTCGGCGCGAGCCGTCCGGCGCGGGCTCGCGATTGCGTCCCTGCTGGCACTGACGGTGACCCCGGCATATGCGCAGCTCTCGCAGGTCAACACCCTGCTCACGACGATCCAGACCACGTTACTCAGCGTGGGTGCGGTGGTGTGCTCGATCTCGATCATCTGGGCGGGCTTCAAGATGATGTTCCAGCACGCGCGCTTTGGCGACATTGCCAACGTATTCATCGGCGGGCTGTTCGTTGGCTGCGCCACGGTGATCGCAGCGATGCTGATCCCGACGAGCTGA
- a CDS encoding ABC transporter substrate-binding protein, giving the protein MNRRDFSRSVLLGAAASLAASAVSPFARGAEPLKIGLLAPLSGPLTRVGQTNRNCAALAVGEINAAGGLLGRPLQLSVEDTQMSTAVTLEKARQLFMRDDVAMITGMVLPSEREAALQASRAARKLIVYPNFDEGRCDPQLLTTGLAASQRIEPLIAWLMRDGGRSVCAVVSDIGSNRKVLIPQLQAAVARHGGKFLDVYWLPFGTRDYGAVLQRVASSNPQIVWHSIGDDPVTFVKQYRSFAMKPQLVTDIAHESLSIATTGASTGTIGVSSYFMSLGNPENQAFLTRYTEHYADARDPRLGRYAVVLPHGENTYAGIRLFAEAVGSAGSVDAGRVRAALAAVSVALPRGKTGVSHDGGHVLCQTRIGQALADNSFSILASTGPVTPVCEG; this is encoded by the coding sequence ATGAACCGTCGTGACTTTTCCCGAAGCGTGCTGCTTGGTGCGGCCGCGTCCCTTGCAGCGTCGGCTGTCTCTCCGTTCGCACGTGGAGCGGAGCCATTGAAGATCGGGCTGCTCGCACCGCTCAGCGGTCCGCTGACGCGTGTGGGCCAGACCAACCGCAACTGTGCCGCGCTGGCAGTGGGCGAGATTAATGCGGCGGGCGGGCTGCTTGGCCGGCCGCTGCAGCTGAGTGTTGAGGACACGCAGATGTCCACGGCCGTGACACTGGAGAAGGCACGGCAACTTTTCATGCGTGACGATGTCGCGATGATCACGGGTATGGTGCTGCCGTCCGAGCGCGAAGCGGCGCTGCAGGCGTCAAGGGCGGCGCGAAAGCTCATCGTCTATCCGAACTTCGACGAAGGACGATGCGACCCGCAACTGCTCACGACCGGGCTGGCTGCGAGCCAGCGGATCGAGCCGCTCATTGCTTGGCTCATGCGTGACGGTGGACGGTCCGTCTGTGCAGTCGTCTCGGACATCGGCAGCAACCGGAAGGTGCTGATCCCGCAGCTGCAGGCGGCGGTGGCCCGCCATGGCGGGAAGTTCCTCGACGTCTACTGGCTGCCCTTCGGCACGCGCGACTACGGTGCGGTCCTGCAACGGGTCGCCAGTTCGAATCCGCAGATCGTGTGGCACAGCATCGGGGACGACCCGGTGACGTTCGTGAAGCAGTACCGGTCGTTCGCGATGAAACCGCAACTGGTGACGGACATTGCGCACGAGTCCCTCTCGATCGCAACCACGGGGGCATCGACCGGCACGATCGGCGTGTCGTCATACTTCATGAGCCTCGGTAACCCGGAAAACCAGGCGTTTCTCACGCGCTATACGGAGCATTACGCCGATGCCCGCGATCCCCGCCTTGGCCGCTATGCCGTGGTGTTGCCGCATGGCGAGAACACGTATGCCGGCATTCGTCTTTTCGCCGAGGCCGTCGGGTCGGCGGGTAGTGTCGACGCCGGCCGCGTCAGGGCTGCGTTGGCCGCCGTCTCCGTTGCCCTGCCGCGTGGCAAAACGGGGGTGAGTCACGACGGCGGTCATGTGCTCTGCCAGACACGGATCGGTCAGGCGCTCGCCGACAACAGCTTTTCGATCCTGGCATCCACCGGCCCGGTAACGCCGGTTTGTGAAGGATAG
- a CDS encoding transglycosylase SLT domain-containing protein has translation MIPLAAFLALTQQCAPAVAPATMAAIVRVESGFNLYAIGVVHGRLERQPANLNEAVATARALEAAGWDYSAGLAQVNRANWIRFGLTTETVFDPCRNLAAGAAILQGCFERARHEHAEAQDALRAGLSCYASGDFSTGFRTGYVQRVVADAALPDPVVPATAADVPPIRVIPSSPQGARSGPSRIPDRTPSTTDPRRNRQTGLPGDMTQESAVVF, from the coding sequence ATGATACCGCTCGCCGCATTCCTCGCCCTGACGCAGCAGTGCGCACCGGCCGTGGCGCCCGCCACGATGGCAGCCATCGTGCGGGTCGAGTCGGGCTTCAACCTGTACGCGATCGGGGTGGTACACGGGCGCCTCGAGCGCCAGCCGGCAAACCTTAACGAGGCCGTTGCGACGGCACGCGCGCTGGAGGCCGCCGGGTGGGATTACAGCGCAGGTCTTGCGCAGGTAAATCGGGCGAACTGGATCAGGTTCGGCCTGACGACTGAGACCGTGTTCGATCCGTGCCGCAATCTCGCCGCCGGCGCGGCCATCCTCCAGGGCTGCTTCGAGCGCGCGCGGCACGAGCATGCAGAAGCGCAGGACGCATTGCGTGCGGGGCTGTCATGCTACGCGAGCGGCGACTTTTCCACGGGATTTCGCACGGGCTATGTGCAGAGGGTCGTCGCCGATGCCGCGCTCCCTGATCCGGTGGTTCCGGCGACTGCCGCCGATGTCCCGCCCATTCGCGTCATCCCGTCCAGTCCGCAGGGCGCGCGTTCCGGTCCGTCACGCATCCCGGATCGAACGCCTTCGACCACGGACCCCAGGCGAAATCGCCAGACCGGTCTACCCGGCGACATGACGCAGGAAAGCGCGGTCGTCTTCTGA
- a CDS encoding helix-turn-helix transcriptional regulator, with amino-acid sequence MPPCTGNARPEFFGEGMSTTNSEAHWILRRRQVEERTGLSRSTIYRRMEAGTFPPAIRLGGRLVGWRAADIEQFLENPARYRAPAPARDDVGGAP; translated from the coding sequence ATGCCCCCATGTACCGGCAACGCCAGGCCGGAATTTTTTGGGGAAGGCATGTCAACTACGAACAGCGAAGCGCACTGGATCCTGCGCCGCCGCCAGGTCGAAGAGAGAACGGGGCTGTCGCGCTCAACGATTTACCGTCGCATGGAGGCGGGAACATTTCCCCCGGCGATACGGCTGGGCGGCCGCCTGGTGGGATGGCGCGCGGCCGACATTGAACAGTTTCTGGAGAATCCCGCGCGTTATCGTGCGCCTGCGCCAGCGCGTGATGATGTGGGAGGCGCGCCATGA
- a CDS encoding ParA family protein, which produces MKSLLIISAKSNSGRTMLTCLLARHLRRVNHWRVLVLDLAEPPRCARMLAGGQHDAIGSGNPVPDPTGRARPAPGGCVRVLSGDAVDGLRSRHDPARTRYYANLRHLLCVVAPRFDVCLIDTPVLPDLRAVCAEALVDAVLSVIAMSPDCVDCASEIINGTYGIRNVRARLNPALHFVGLLPVVAIPGKKRG; this is translated from the coding sequence ATGAAATCGCTTCTGATCATTTCGGCAAAGAGTAACTCGGGCAGGACGATGCTGACCTGCCTGCTTGCCCGTCACCTGCGTCGCGTCAATCACTGGCGCGTGCTGGTACTGGACCTTGCCGAGCCGCCGCGCTGCGCACGGATGCTCGCCGGCGGGCAGCATGATGCGATCGGGTCCGGCAACCCGGTGCCGGACCCGACCGGGCGCGCCCGACCCGCACCCGGCGGCTGCGTTCGCGTGCTCAGCGGCGACGCCGTCGACGGTCTGCGCTCGCGTCACGATCCCGCCCGCACCCGCTACTACGCGAATCTTCGTCATCTGCTATGCGTGGTGGCGCCGCGGTTCGACGTGTGCCTGATCGATACGCCCGTCCTGCCCGACCTGCGCGCTGTCTGTGCAGAGGCGCTGGTGGACGCGGTACTGAGCGTCATAGCGATGTCGCCGGACTGCGTCGACTGTGCCTCGGAAATCATCAATGGCACATACGGGATCCGCAACGTCCGGGCGCGACTGAATCCGGCACTGCACTTTGTCGGGCTTCTGCCCGTCGTCGCAATCCCTGGGAAGAAGCGTGGGTGA
- a CDS encoding porin — protein sequence MRRHVRGICSKGLAALSLCLAVGMVHAQSSVSLYGLADAFAGVVRTPGSAGNAWEVGSGGLSTSYWGISGAEDLGGGMKAIFTLESFYRINGGQSGAFYGQSFFGRRAFVGLSGQFGQLTLGRNDSLLFVSTLLFNPFGNSFVFSPMVVHTFLGSAMGAASVQSDTAIDDSIVYQSPEVGGLTGSLLYSNAGVAGHAGQANYSANVLYFAGPFSATAAVQSLHTASLFLNGATEQTAWLVGAAYRLQAVKLYFEYERVTNNNELTDDTVQVGASAQVGTGSVLVSWAGTLRRPVEGADVRWSTVVLGYDYPLSKRTDVYAAWRYDTMTSVSSGNSLGAGIRMRF from the coding sequence ATGCGCAGGCATGTGCGGGGAATATGCAGCAAAGGTCTTGCAGCGCTGTCGTTGTGCCTGGCAGTGGGCATGGTGCATGCCCAGTCGTCAGTGTCTCTTTACGGTCTGGCCGATGCATTTGCCGGGGTGGTGCGTACGCCCGGCTCGGCGGGCAACGCGTGGGAGGTGGGCTCGGGAGGGCTATCGACGTCGTATTGGGGCATATCGGGCGCCGAGGATCTGGGCGGTGGCATGAAGGCTATCTTCACGCTCGAGAGTTTTTACCGGATCAACGGTGGCCAGTCAGGCGCGTTCTACGGGCAGTCCTTCTTCGGGCGAAGGGCGTTCGTCGGTTTGAGCGGGCAATTCGGTCAGCTGACCCTCGGGCGTAATGATTCCCTGCTGTTCGTGTCCACGCTGCTGTTCAACCCGTTCGGCAACTCGTTTGTCTTCTCGCCCATGGTGGTCCACACATTTCTGGGTTCCGCGATGGGTGCTGCGTCGGTGCAAAGCGATACGGCGATCGATGATTCGATCGTCTACCAGTCGCCGGAGGTTGGCGGTCTGACGGGAAGTCTGCTGTACAGCAATGCGGGCGTCGCGGGGCATGCAGGGCAGGCGAACTACAGCGCGAACGTGCTTTACTTCGCGGGGCCGTTTTCCGCAACCGCAGCAGTCCAGAGCCTCCACACGGCGTCGCTTTTTCTGAATGGCGCCACGGAACAGACGGCGTGGCTCGTCGGAGCCGCGTATCGTCTGCAGGCGGTAAAGCTCTATTTCGAGTACGAGCGTGTGACCAACAACAATGAGCTTACCGACGATACCGTTCAGGTAGGCGCCAGCGCGCAGGTCGGAACGGGCAGCGTGCTGGTGTCCTGGGCGGGGACGCTCCGGCGGCCTGTAGAGGGCGCGGACGTCCGCTGGTCGACTGTGGTGCTCGGATACGACTACCCGCTCTCGAAACGCACGGACGTCTATGCAGCGTGGCGGTACGACACCATGACCAGCGTGTCGTCAGGCAACAGCCTGGGTGCGGGTATCAGGATGAGGTTCTAG
- a CDS encoding ABC transporter ATP-binding protein, with protein sequence MLRIENLCAGYGDVDVVHNLTLDVLPNEVVGVLGCNGAGKTTLVKALMGLLPRVSGQVSFLGQPVRGLRTHEIARRGIGLVPQGRWIFPKLTVRENLLIGTQAAGGADIIDEVFDYFPVLGSRLSQQGGTLSGGEQQVLAIARTLCGRPKLLLLDEPSDGVQPNLVERIGEVIPELCRRSKLAVLLVEQNLDLVLQSAQRCIVLSNGRLVHAGAVEPQPGDRGEHPLARYLSPAAEPAPDLPHESIQ encoded by the coding sequence ATGCTGCGCATTGAAAACCTGTGCGCCGGATACGGCGACGTGGATGTGGTTCACAACCTCACGCTGGACGTACTGCCGAACGAGGTGGTCGGTGTGCTTGGGTGCAACGGTGCCGGCAAGACTACCCTGGTGAAGGCGCTCATGGGGTTGCTGCCGCGTGTGAGTGGGCAGGTGTCCTTCCTCGGGCAGCCGGTCAGGGGCCTGCGCACGCACGAGATTGCACGCCGGGGCATCGGACTTGTGCCGCAGGGACGCTGGATCTTTCCGAAACTGACCGTGCGGGAGAACCTGCTGATCGGCACGCAGGCCGCCGGTGGGGCGGACATCATCGACGAGGTATTCGATTACTTCCCGGTGCTCGGGTCGCGTCTGTCGCAGCAGGGCGGCACGCTCTCGGGTGGTGAGCAGCAGGTCCTCGCCATCGCACGCACCCTGTGCGGCCGTCCAAAACTGCTCCTGCTGGATGAGCCGTCCGATGGCGTGCAGCCTAACCTGGTCGAGCGTATCGGCGAAGTGATTCCGGAACTGTGCCGCCGCTCGAAGCTGGCGGTGCTCCTTGTCGAACAGAATCTCGATCTCGTCCTTCAGAGCGCGCAGCGTTGCATCGTGCTCAGCAATGGTCGCCTCGTGCATGCCGGCGCCGTCGAACCGCAACCGGGCGACCGAGGCGAACACCCGCTCGCGCGCTATCTCTCTCCGGCTGCGGAGCCTGCGCCGGACTTGCCTCATGAAAGCATCCAGTGA
- a CDS encoding amino acid synthesis family protein: MNVQITRIVIHLVERCAEFGAAVTPPHRQVVAAAVLKPADLDVDGELEALYAAGAELGRMLTGRALLALGCAGEDIQGYGKAALAGTGVPLEWGAALLHPRLGKAVRDCLPGASSIMPSVTKRGPPGACIDVPLHSVTDMWSFDHFDTISLCVPDSPAPHELLVAVALADRGRPLARVRPG; encoded by the coding sequence ATGAACGTCCAGATTACGCGGATCGTGATCCATCTTGTTGAGCGGTGCGCGGAATTCGGTGCAGCCGTGACACCTCCGCATCGTCAGGTCGTTGCCGCTGCCGTGCTGAAGCCGGCGGACCTGGATGTCGATGGTGAGCTCGAGGCGCTGTATGCGGCGGGCGCGGAGCTCGGCCGGATGCTCACCGGACGGGCGCTGCTCGCGCTCGGTTGCGCGGGGGAAGACATCCAGGGTTACGGGAAAGCGGCGCTCGCGGGTACAGGCGTGCCGCTTGAGTGGGGCGCAGCGCTTCTGCATCCGCGACTCGGCAAGGCGGTGCGCGACTGCCTGCCTGGCGCGTCCTCGATCATGCCGTCCGTAACGAAGCGCGGGCCGCCTGGTGCGTGCATCGACGTTCCGCTGCACAGCGTTACGGACATGTGGAGCTTCGACCACTTCGACACGATATCGCTCTGCGTACCTGATTCGCCGGCCCCGCACGAACTGCTGGTCGCCGTTGCGCTGGCCGACCGAGGAAGGCCGCTCGCGCGCGTCAGGCCGGGGTGA
- a CDS encoding VirB4 family type IV secretion/conjugal transfer ATPase, protein MAAQPHLIDVAGREVVLADFVPFSSHVTDHVIRTREGDYLRVWKIAGIAFEAADPGDILVRHEGFNQLVRSLPGGHVGLWSHRLRRRVTDHFATPYGNPFCQELATRYYASFAGYRMMANELYLTVVYRPHRTRLGRLFSQAARRTAGDIRRGEYEALKVMAELAAQVESGLKPWGPVALGVYRNQVRDAKQIHHTQRSVRFSAALEFLGYLVNAAWEPVPVPSGRIAEALPTSRLFFRTEKVEIRMPGATRYAALLDLKDYPEETEPGMLDGLLYGDFEYIETQSFTILDRPTAKEALERQRNQLIAGEDVAVSQVEAMDQALNDLINGDFVLGEYHYSLAVLGDRPDEVARHVAKARTQLADVGFQSALVDLVADAAWFAQLPGNWRYRPREAKLTSRNFCGLASLHNFATGKRDGNPWGEAITIVKTPSGQPLYLNFHATPEKKESADEKALANTQIIGQAGAGKTVLELFLLAMAMKYGVTGVVYDKDRGTEIAIRAVGGRYTVFHRGVPTGLNPFQLEPDEAVLDFWERLVRRLVDTGAPLSARDELDVSRAVREVARMARPLRRLSMVRQLMPNVGENSLHARLTRWCAGGRLGWVLDNPSDLLDFSENHLFGFDDTELLDDPEVSTPVTMYLLHLTGSLIDGRRFIYVMTEFWKRLGDPVFTDFANNKQKTIRKQNGLGIFDTQSPADVLRSPIARALIEQTATFFFLPNPRADYDDYVHGFKLTQAEFNIVRTLGENSRLFLVKQGHHSAIGRLDLGGLGDVLDVLSGTTDNVELLDGIRAEIGDEPAAWLPVFHERLARRRAGGAALNTLTPRVSGRGAR, encoded by the coding sequence ATGGCTGCGCAACCGCACCTCATCGACGTCGCCGGACGCGAGGTCGTGCTCGCGGACTTTGTGCCGTTCTCATCGCACGTGACCGACCACGTGATCCGCACGCGGGAAGGCGATTATCTGCGCGTGTGGAAGATCGCCGGTATTGCCTTCGAGGCGGCCGATCCAGGCGACATCCTGGTGCGTCACGAAGGGTTCAACCAGCTCGTGCGCAGCCTGCCGGGTGGCCATGTGGGACTCTGGTCGCATCGGCTCCGCCGGCGCGTGACTGATCACTTCGCCACGCCTTACGGCAACCCGTTCTGCCAGGAGCTTGCCACACGGTACTACGCGAGCTTTGCGGGCTACCGGATGATGGCCAACGAGCTGTACCTGACGGTCGTCTACCGGCCGCACCGCACGCGTCTGGGGCGGCTATTCAGTCAGGCAGCCCGTCGCACCGCCGGCGATATCAGGCGGGGCGAGTATGAGGCGCTGAAGGTGATGGCGGAACTCGCCGCGCAGGTCGAATCGGGCCTGAAACCGTGGGGTCCGGTCGCCCTTGGCGTCTACAGGAACCAGGTTCGCGACGCGAAGCAGATCCACCACACGCAGCGGTCCGTGCGTTTCTCGGCGGCACTGGAGTTTCTGGGTTACCTCGTCAACGCCGCCTGGGAGCCCGTGCCGGTGCCGTCTGGCCGCATTGCCGAAGCCCTGCCGACCTCGCGACTTTTTTTCCGCACCGAGAAGGTCGAGATCCGCATGCCGGGCGCAACGCGCTACGCGGCGCTGCTCGACCTGAAGGACTACCCCGAAGAAACGGAGCCCGGGATGCTCGACGGTCTGCTTTACGGCGACTTTGAGTACATCGAGACGCAGAGCTTCACGATCCTCGATCGTCCCACGGCAAAGGAAGCGCTTGAGCGCCAGCGCAACCAGCTGATTGCCGGCGAGGACGTCGCGGTATCGCAGGTCGAGGCGATGGACCAGGCGCTGAACGACCTGATCAATGGCGATTTCGTCCTGGGCGAATACCACTATTCGCTTGCCGTGCTCGGGGACCGCCCGGACGAGGTAGCGCGGCACGTGGCGAAGGCGCGCACGCAGCTCGCGGACGTGGGCTTCCAGAGTGCGCTCGTCGACCTGGTGGCGGACGCCGCGTGGTTCGCGCAGTTGCCTGGCAACTGGCGCTACCGGCCACGGGAGGCGAAGCTTACCTCGCGCAATTTCTGTGGGCTCGCGAGCCTGCACAACTTCGCGACGGGCAAGCGCGACGGCAACCCGTGGGGCGAGGCAATCACCATTGTCAAGACGCCCAGCGGCCAGCCGCTCTATCTGAACTTCCACGCGACTCCGGAAAAAAAGGAATCGGCCGACGAGAAGGCACTCGCCAACACCCAGATCATTGGGCAGGCGGGTGCGGGCAAGACGGTACTTGAGCTGTTCCTGCTTGCCATGGCGATGAAGTATGGCGTCACGGGCGTTGTCTACGACAAGGACCGCGGTACCGAGATCGCGATCCGCGCGGTGGGCGGCCGCTATACCGTCTTTCACCGGGGTGTCCCGACGGGACTCAATCCGTTCCAGCTCGAGCCGGATGAGGCGGTACTGGATTTCTGGGAGCGTCTCGTGCGCCGGCTCGTCGACACAGGTGCGCCGCTTTCGGCGAGAGACGAGCTCGACGTTTCGCGTGCCGTGCGGGAAGTGGCCCGCATGGCGCGGCCGCTTCGGCGCCTGTCCATGGTGCGGCAGCTGATGCCCAACGTGGGCGAGAACAGCCTGCATGCGCGACTGACCAGGTGGTGTGCGGGCGGCCGGCTTGGCTGGGTACTGGACAACCCGTCGGACCTGCTGGATTTCAGCGAGAACCACCTGTTCGGCTTCGACGACACAGAACTGCTTGACGATCCGGAGGTGTCGACGCCGGTGACGATGTACCTGCTGCACCTGACCGGAAGCCTGATCGACGGGCGGCGCTTCATCTATGTGATGACCGAGTTCTGGAAGCGCCTCGGGGACCCGGTATTTACAGATTTCGCGAACAACAAGCAGAAGACGATCCGAAAGCAGAACGGTCTGGGCATCTTCGACACGCAGTCGCCGGCGGACGTCCTGCGCAGTCCTATCGCGCGGGCGCTCATCGAGCAGACCGCGACGTTCTTCTTCCTGCCCAATCCGCGGGCGGACTACGACGACTACGTGCATGGCTTCAAGCTCACGCAGGCCGAATTCAATATCGTTCGCACCCTTGGGGAGAACAGTCGCCTGTTCCTTGTCAAGCAGGGACACCACTCGGCGATCGGCAGGCTGGATCTCGGCGGACTCGGCGACGTGCTCGACGTGCTGTCGGGAACAACGGACAACGTCGAACTGCTCGACGGTATCCGTGCCGAGATCGGCGACGAACCCGCTGCATGGCTTCCCGTGTTTCATGAACGGCTGGCGCGGCGGCGTGCGGGCGGGGCCGCCCTGAACACGCTAACCCCGCGTGTGTCAGGAAGAGGTGCACGATGA
- a CDS encoding amidase family protein, whose protein sequence is MSEIVMLGANQMVVGFRQRTLSPVEVMCAVLDRITKLDPVVNAFCALDEEGAMSAAGEAERRWMRGEPCGPLDGVPVSVKDLVAVAGLPTRHGSWTTSPDREDADAPAVARLRRAGAIPFGKTTTSEFGNKIVTDCLLTGATRNPWDTRLSPGGSSGGSAVAVALGMGPLSLATDGGGSIRIPACWSGVVGFKPTFGLVPAGSATSWTALSTQGPMARNVHDAALMLDAMTHESIAGRSATVASSGYSSALDDGIAGLRIAYCASPAGISVTSRIAERVGREVSTFAALGTRVAETEVAPLAEFYGDGRMHSIQWSVFFAQRVRHMEEADRTVLDPDLKALANAGAQVDTATFADALFARHAFRASMETFFEHHDLLLTPTFHCGPPPVPGLPAHLRHAPVLTAWCNQAGLPAISVPCGFADDLPVGLQIIGPRGSDALILRAARAYELARGDFPAPAGELQLPGDMEIAP, encoded by the coding sequence ATGAGTGAAATTGTCATGCTGGGTGCGAATCAGATGGTGGTCGGGTTCAGGCAGCGCACGCTCTCTCCCGTCGAGGTCATGTGCGCGGTACTGGACCGCATCACGAAGCTCGATCCGGTTGTCAACGCGTTCTGCGCCCTGGACGAGGAAGGGGCGATGTCGGCCGCCGGGGAGGCCGAGCGGCGGTGGATGCGCGGCGAGCCGTGCGGTCCGCTTGATGGCGTACCGGTATCGGTCAAGGATCTCGTCGCCGTAGCAGGTCTTCCAACACGGCATGGGTCATGGACCACTTCCCCAGACCGCGAAGACGCCGATGCGCCGGCCGTGGCGCGCCTGCGGCGCGCGGGCGCCATACCGTTCGGCAAAACAACGACTTCCGAGTTCGGCAACAAGATCGTCACCGACTGTCTGTTGACAGGTGCGACGCGCAATCCGTGGGATACGCGGCTTTCGCCGGGAGGCAGCAGCGGGGGATCGGCGGTCGCGGTTGCGCTGGGCATGGGCCCGCTGTCGCTAGCGACCGACGGCGGCGGGTCGATCCGGATTCCCGCCTGCTGGAGCGGCGTGGTCGGGTTCAAGCCCACGTTCGGGCTCGTACCGGCCGGTTCAGCAACGTCATGGACGGCTCTGTCAACGCAGGGGCCGATGGCACGGAACGTACACGACGCAGCGCTGATGCTTGATGCAATGACTCACGAGAGCATCGCAGGACGCTCGGCAACGGTGGCCTCGTCCGGATACTCCAGTGCGCTTGACGACGGCATCGCGGGTCTGCGCATAGCGTATTGCGCGTCCCCGGCGGGTATATCCGTGACCTCGCGCATTGCAGAACGTGTCGGGAGGGAAGTCAGCACATTCGCGGCACTCGGCACGCGGGTGGCCGAGACTGAAGTCGCACCGCTTGCAGAATTCTACGGGGACGGACGCATGCATTCGATCCAATGGTCTGTGTTCTTCGCGCAGCGCGTCCGGCACATGGAAGAGGCGGACAGGACAGTGCTCGATCCCGACCTGAAGGCACTGGCGAATGCTGGCGCACAGGTGGACACCGCGACCTTCGCCGACGCGCTGTTTGCCCGTCATGCGTTCAGGGCATCAATGGAGACATTCTTCGAGCATCACGACCTGCTGCTCACGCCGACGTTTCATTGCGGCCCACCACCGGTTCCCGGGCTGCCGGCCCATCTGCGTCACGCGCCCGTCCTGACGGCGTGGTGCAACCAGGCCGGACTGCCCGCGATATCGGTGCCTTGCGGATTCGCCGATGATCTGCCTGTCGGTTTGCAGATCATCGGCCCCCGAGGCAGCGATGCGCTGATACTGCGCGCAGCGCGCGCTTACGAGCTGGCGAGGGGAGATTTTCCGGCACCGGCAGGGGAACTGCAGCTTCCGGGTGACATGGAGATCGCGCCATGA
- a CDS encoding ABC transporter ATP-binding protein, whose protein sequence is MDTQFLQGTGLSRAFGGVNAVAGVDITIAPHDLLCVIGPNGAGKSTLVGLLSGAIAPGSGELYLDGERMRGRPMHAFCRRGVVRKFQGTNTFLTMTVRDNLAVAGLGVAAHRASPMPDPDAVLEEIGLTGQAGELASHLPHGERQWLEIGMAIMCQPALLLLDEPAAGLSAKDSQRLVRLIHRLRERCAVLAIEHDLGFVQSLACETWVMHRGEVVRRGSYAEIANDEEIRRIYLGRGATHAAH, encoded by the coding sequence ATGGACACCCAGTTTCTTCAGGGCACAGGCCTCTCTCGCGCATTCGGTGGAGTAAACGCCGTGGCCGGTGTGGACATCACGATTGCGCCACATGACCTGCTGTGCGTGATCGGCCCGAACGGCGCGGGCAAGAGCACGCTTGTTGGCCTGCTCTCAGGCGCGATTGCCCCCGGTTCCGGCGAACTGTATCTCGATGGCGAACGGATGAGGGGCCGCCCGATGCACGCCTTTTGCCGGCGCGGCGTGGTGCGCAAGTTTCAGGGGACCAACACCTTCCTCACGATGACGGTGCGCGACAACCTCGCGGTGGCCGGTCTGGGCGTTGCGGCTCACCGGGCTTCGCCGATGCCCGATCCTGACGCGGTGTTGGAGGAGATTGGGCTCACCGGGCAGGCGGGCGAGCTCGCCTCGCATCTGCCGCACGGCGAGCGGCAGTGGCTCGAAATCGGCATGGCGATCATGTGCCAGCCCGCATTGCTGCTCCTCGACGAACCCGCAGCCGGTCTGTCCGCGAAGGACTCGCAGCGGCTGGTGCGCCTCATCCACCGGCTACGGGAGCGGTGCGCGGTGCTCGCCATCGAACACGACCTGGGCTTCGTGCAATCTCTCGCGTGTGAGACATGGGTCATGCATCGGGGAGAGGTGGTTCGAAGGGGATCGTATGCGGAGATCGCGAACGACGAGGAGATCCGCCGCATCTATCTGGGGCGGGGGGCGACACATGCTGCGCATTGA
- a CDS encoding type IV secretion system protein VirB3 has translation MDQLRDPVFKGCTRPAMLWGVPLVPLLMVGGCILIPAIWALLASPPAGVGIVLLLVPVFVTMRAVTRHDDQRLAQVVLCFRMAFRQRNRRFWGAHAYVPVRVKRRG, from the coding sequence ATGGACCAGCTCAGGGATCCCGTCTTCAAGGGCTGCACACGACCCGCGATGCTGTGGGGCGTGCCGCTCGTGCCGTTGCTGATGGTGGGTGGCTGCATCCTGATTCCCGCGATCTGGGCACTGCTTGCCAGTCCGCCGGCGGGCGTCGGTATCGTGCTGCTCCTCGTCCCCGTGTTCGTGACGATGCGTGCGGTCACGCGGCATGACGACCAGCGGCTTGCGCAGGTCGTGCTGTGCTTTCGCATGGCCTTTCGCCAGCGCAATCGCCGCTTCTGGGGGGCGCACGCCTACGTGCCGGTTCGCGTCAAGAGGAGGGGCTGA